CATCGAAGCGTGGACGCAGCTGGGTTGTCTGCATAACGAGCTGGGCGATCCCGAAGCGGCGCTGCAGGCGTTTGAGATCGCGCTGCAGGTTCACCCCGACTATCCCGACGCGCATCTGCATACCGCGGAAGTTTTGCACCAGTTGAACCGCGTGGAAGAAGCGGTGCCTCACTGGAAGATTTATCTCGAATTCGACGAAATGGGCCCCTGGGCGGATATGGCACGGCAGCGGCTGGAGGAATTCGAAGACGACGATGAGGACCTGACGTTCCCCTGACGCGGTGGTGATAGCGAAACGACAGTACAGACTGGACTTGTCGCTGCTGCGCCGATCGGGAAAATCGTGTCTGGTTCGGGAGTCCTCTGGCTTGCTTCCCGGTCGCCCGCAGAGTATGTTGTTATTTTGACGCCAAAATAAAACTTCTGCAGATGGGAAACCGAACCGGATGAAAATCGAACGCATCGAGACACTGGTGTGTCACGCCCGGATGAGAAACTGGGTGTTTGTGAAAGTGATCACCGATCAGCCTGGACTGTTCGGCTGGGGTGAAGCGACACTGGAGTGGCACACGCGGGGGATCGTGGGGACGATCGAGGATCTGTCCCAGCTGTTGATCGGCGAAGATCCCCGGCGGGTGGAATATCTGTGGCAGATGATGTGGCGCCAGCACTTCTGGCACGGGAGTGGCGTCACGCGGTCGACGGCGATTGCCGGGATCGATCTGGCGTTGTGGGACATCCTGGGGAAGATTCACGGGGTGCCCTGTCATCAGTTGTGGGGCGGCCCGGTGCGGGATTACATCCGGCTGTACTGTCATCTGGGTGGCGGCAATATGGAGTCGTTCTACCAGACGTCGACCGACAATGCGGCCCAGTTCGCAGAGTTGGCGCAACAGGCGGTGGCGGACGGGTTCACGGCGTTCAAGTCGATGGCGGTGCCACCCACGATGCCGATTGAAGGTCTGAAGCCTGTCAAAGCGGCCGATGACTGTGTCGCAGCGATGCGGGAAGCGGTGGGAGACGAGATTGACATCATGGTCGACTGCCATGCCCGCCCTTCACCGGCGATGGGGCTGCAGTTCGCGCAGGCGTTGGATCCGTATGGACTGTATTTCTTCGAGGAGCCGTGCTGGCCGGAATCGATCGAGAGCCTGGCGCGGATCAACGCGGCGGTGACGACACCGATCGCGACGGGAGAGCGTTTGACGCATCTGGCGGCGTTCCGGGATCTGTTCGAGAAACGGGGCTGCGAGATCTGTCAGCTGGACCTGACTCATTGTGGTGGGTTCACGGAAGCGCGGCGGATCGCAGCGCTGGCAGACGCGCACCGGATCGCGTTGGCGCCGCATAATCCACAAGGGCCGGTGAGTACGGCGGCGTCGCTGGAATTTGGATTTTCGCAGCCGAGCTACATCATCTGTGAGTCGGTGCACGAAGACGTGCCCTGGCGTCAGGATGTGGTTGAGGAAGGTTTCGAGATCGATCCTGCGACGCGAACAGTGAAGCCGAACACGAAGCCGGGCCTGGGGATTTCGATCAACGAGGATGAGGTCAAAAAGCATCCGTTCGAACAGGAAACGGTGCAGCGAGTCTTCTACCAGGACGGGGCCATCGGCGACTGGTAAGCCAAAGCAGGTCAAGACAGCGGACGATTCAAACTGGCAGCAGCGCTCCATCGGAAAGCGGAGGCGAAGATGAGTGAACGAGCTTTAGCGGCGAAAACAGAGGCGTTCTTTCGGGGACGGATCGGAGTGGCGACGGTGGACATCACCCCGCCGGTGGGGATCTATGCCCGGAACTGGGGGGCCGCGAAACACGACGTGGCGGACTGGATCCATCGTAAACTGACATTGAACGCGCTGGTACTTTGCGAAACCGATTCCCAGCAGCCGGCGGTGTTTCTGGACGGGGACCTGGGGTGGTGGCGCTCGCTGCCGACGTTTCGCCGGTTTCAGTCAAGGTTGCTGGAGACGCTCAAACTGGACGAGGCTTCGCTGATTTTCGGCGTCACGCATACGCATGCGTCACCTCCGTTGACGGACCCCGATCCCGATCTGCCGGCGAGTGACATGCTGGCGGAGTTCCTGGAGCAGGTCTACGAAGCGTCGGTCAAGGTCACGCTGCAGGCGATGAAAAACGCGACCGAGGCGGTGGTGGAATGGAAGACCGGGCGTTGCGAACTGGCGGGGATGCGGGATCTGCCCGACCCGGACGGGGAGCGATTGATCTGTGGCTGGAATCCGGACGAGCCCGCTGACGATACGCTGGTGGTCGGACGAATCAGCGATCTGGAGGGCGGGCTGCAGGCGGTGATCGTGAATTACGCCTGTCATCCGACGACGCTGGCGTGGGAGAATACGGCGATCTCGCCCGATTATCCCGGAGCGATGCGCGAGACGATTCAGAAGACGTTGGGGGTCCCTGCCCTGTTCATGCAGGGGGCATCGGGAGAGCTTGCGCCGCGGTATCAGTACGTGGGCGATCCTACGGTGGCGGATCGTCACGGGAGACAACTCGCGTATGCGGCGCTGGCCACGCTGGAGAACATGGATCCTCCGGGCACGCGTCTGGCTTACAAGGGCGTAATGGAATCAGGTGCACCGCTGGC
The genomic region above belongs to Gimesia chilikensis and contains:
- a CDS encoding enolase C-terminal domain-like protein, with product MKIERIETLVCHARMRNWVFVKVITDQPGLFGWGEATLEWHTRGIVGTIEDLSQLLIGEDPRRVEYLWQMMWRQHFWHGSGVTRSTAIAGIDLALWDILGKIHGVPCHQLWGGPVRDYIRLYCHLGGGNMESFYQTSTDNAAQFAELAQQAVADGFTAFKSMAVPPTMPIEGLKPVKAADDCVAAMREAVGDEIDIMVDCHARPSPAMGLQFAQALDPYGLYFFEEPCWPESIESLARINAAVTTPIATGERLTHLAAFRDLFEKRGCEICQLDLTHCGGFTEARRIAALADAHRIALAPHNPQGPVSTAASLEFGFSQPSYIICESVHEDVPWRQDVVEEGFEIDPATRTVKPNTKPGLGISINEDEVKKHPFEQETVQRVFYQDGAIGDW
- a CDS encoding alkaline ceramidase yields the protein MSERALAAKTEAFFRGRIGVATVDITPPVGIYARNWGAAKHDVADWIHRKLTLNALVLCETDSQQPAVFLDGDLGWWRSLPTFRRFQSRLLETLKLDEASLIFGVTHTHASPPLTDPDPDLPASDMLAEFLEQVYEASVKVTLQAMKNATEAVVEWKTGRCELAGMRDLPDPDGERLICGWNPDEPADDTLVVGRISDLEGGLQAVIVNYACHPTTLAWENTAISPDYPGAMRETIQKTLGVPALFMQGASGELAPRYQYVGDPTVADRHGRQLAYAALATLENMDPPGTRLAYKGVMESGAPLAVWKHALVTPVSLLKRKKVTVEMQIKDWPTADELEQQRQECTDRALEERLRRRRNIRRGIGDGDTLELPIWVWRMGDTILVGSPTEAYSILQRTLRERFPERTIVCLNLINGTTGYLTPEELYDLDLYQVWQTPFARGGLEKLIAGMTEAIEEIIQD